A single Oncorhynchus nerka isolate Pitt River linkage group LG10, Oner_Uvic_2.0, whole genome shotgun sequence DNA region contains:
- the LOC115136337 gene encoding otoraplin-like, which produces MNHPLHFALLLLSLGFLCQTTTNAILMDKLANSKICADEECSYALSMAVALDDFTAPDCRFINIRKDQMIYVYSKLTPEEGTGVFWSGSVYSERYVDQMGILGYFPSNLVKETTKFKKDTDTVAIPTADVDFYCF; this is translated from the exons ATGAACCATCCACTGCATTtcgctctcctgctcctctctttgGGATTTCTGTGCCAGACCACCACCAATGCTATTCTTATGGACAAACTGGCAAACAGCAAAATCTGTGCAGATGAGGAATGCTCAT ATGCTCTCTCTATGGCCGTGGCTCTGGATGACTTCACCGCTCCTGACTGCAGATTCATCAACATCAGGAAGGACCAGATGATCTATGTGTACTCCAAACTCACACCAGAGGAGGGCACTGGAGTCTTCTGGTCTGGAAGT GTTTACAGTGAGCGTTATGTGGACCAGATGGGCATCCTCGGCTACTTCCCCAGCAACCTGGTGAAGGAGACTACCAAGTTTAAGAAGGATACTGATACTGTGGCGATCCCTACGGCC GACGTTGACTTCT
- the LOC115135109 gene encoding GTP-binding protein 2-like isoform X2, translating to MDSRVSELFGSGSGQKSGCQGVGSNVSSGNGFGISSKKCLKNAKKAKSRSSRNSKPSNNPPYLPPANLPQSQPEAEEGNIEYKLKLIDPTQYRFEHLATQMKWRLQEGRGEAVYQIGVDDNGMLVGLSEEDLRSSLKTLGRMAEKVGADITILREREVDHDADIPRKIAEVLIRKVPDDQQFLDLRVAVLGNVDSGKSTLLGVLTQGELDNGRGRARLNLFRHLHEIQTGRTSSISFEILGFNSKGEVVNYSESRTAEEICESASKMITFIDLAGHHKYLKTTIFGLTSYCPDFAMLVVSANTGIAGTTREHLGLAMALKVPIFIVVSKVDLCKRETVERTVRQLERILKQPGCNKVPLVVSTADDAVTAAQQFAQSSSITPIFTVSSVSGESLNLLKVFFNIIPPLSNSKEQEELMQQLTEFQVDEIYTVPDVGTVVGGTLYSGICREGEQLVVGPTDSGQFLKLTVCSIQRNRSACRVLRAGQAATLALDTFDRSLLRKGMVMVSPEMNPTICWLFEAEIVLLFHAKTFHKGFQVTVHVGNIRQTATVKAVHGKEELRTGEKAVVCFKFIKHPEYLKVGAKLLFREGATKGIGQVTKLQPVSRSQPSQSEEEDEA from the exons ATGGATTCGCGGGTATCAGAGCTTTTTGGTTCAGGTTCCGGGCAGAAGTCTGGTTGCCAAGGAGTTGGATCTAACGTTAGTTCGGGGAATGGCTTCGGAATTAGTTCTAAAAAGTGTTTGAAGAATGCCAAAAAAGCTAAGAGTCGGTCATCCCGAAACTCCAAACCAAGCAATAACCCCCCATATCTTCCCCCGGCTAATCTACCCCAGAG CCAGCCAGAG gCTGAAGAGGGGAATATAGAGTACAAG cTGAAGCTGATCGACCCCACGCAATACCGCTTTGAACACCTGGCCACACAGATGAAATGGCGACTACAGGAGGGGCGGGGTGAGGCTGTCTATCAGATTGGTGTCGATGACAACGGCATGCTGGTGGGCCTATCAGAGGAAGACCTGAGGTCATCGCTAAAGACCCTAGGCAGGATGGCAGAGAA GGTTGGGGCTGACATCACcattctcagagagagagaggtggaccaTGATGCTGATATCCCTCGTAAGATAGCTGAGGTTCTCATAAGGAAGGTGCCAGACGACCAGCAG tTCCTGGACCTACGGGTGGCTGTGCTGGGTAACGTGGACTCAGGAAAGTCCACCCTGCTAGGTGTGCTGACACAGGGTGAGCTGGATAACGGGCGAGGCCGGGCCAGACTCAAcctcttcagacacctccacGAGATCCAGACAGGACGCACCTCCAGCATCAGCTTTGAGATTCTCGGCTTCAACAgcaaaggagag GTGGTGAACTACAGTGAGTCGCGGACAGCAGAGGAGATATGTGAGAGTGCCTCTAAGATGATCACGTTCATTGACTTGGCCGGCCACCACAAGTACCTGAAGACAACCATCTTTGGCCTGACCAGCTACTGCCCAGACTTTGCCATGCTGGTGGTCAGTGCAAACACGGGCATCG CCGGTACAACACGGGAGCACCTGGGTCTGGCCATGGCTCTGAAGGTGCCCATCTTCATTGTGGTCAGTAAGGTGGACCTGTGTAAGCGCGAAACGGTGGAGCGCACGGTCCGACAGCTAGAGCGCATCCTCAAACAGCCCGGCTGCAACAAGGTGCCTCTGGTGGTGTCCACTGCTGACGATGCCGTCACGGCCGCACAGCAGTTCGCTCAGTCATCCAG CATCACTCCCATCTTCActgtgtccagtgtgtctggGGAAAGTCTGAATCTGCTCAAGGTCTTCTTCAACATCATCCCCCCACTCAGCAACAGCAAGGAGCAGGAGGAGCTCATGCAACAGCTCACTGAGTTCCAG GTGGATGAGATCTACACAGTGCCTGATGTGGGGACAGTGGTGGGAGGAACTCTATACAG TGGTATCTGTCGTGAGGGGGAGCAGCTGGTTGTGGGTCCTACAGACTCCGGTCAGTTCCTTAAGTTGACAGTGTGCAGCATCCAGAGGAACCGCTCAGCATGCAGAGTACTGAGGGCCGGCCAGGCCGCCACGCTGGCACTGGACACTTTCGACCGCTCGCTGTTACGCAAG GGTATGGTGATGGTGAGTCCAGAGATGAACCCCACTATCTGTTGGCTGTTTGAGGCGGAGATCGTGCTGCTATTCCACGCCAAGACCTTTCACAAGGGCTTCCAGGTCACTGTGCACGTGGGCAACATCAGACAGACTGCTACTGTGAAGGCTGTGCACGGCAAG GAGGAGCTGAGGACAGGTGAGAAGGCAGTGGTGTGTTTTAAGTTCATTAAGCACCCAGAGTACCTGAAGGTGGGGGCCAAGCTGCTGTTCAGAGAGGGAGCCACTAAAGGCATCGGCCAGGTCACCAAGCTGCAGCCTGTCTCCCGGTCACAGCCCTCACAGagtgaggaggaggacgaggcctAG
- the LOC115135109 gene encoding GTP-binding protein 2-like isoform X1, which yields MLSSPLFQAEEGNIEYKLKLIDPTQYRFEHLATQMKWRLQEGRGEAVYQIGVDDNGMLVGLSEEDLRSSLKTLGRMAEKVGADITILREREVDHDADIPRKIAEVLIRKVPDDQQFLDLRVAVLGNVDSGKSTLLGVLTQGELDNGRGRARLNLFRHLHEIQTGRTSSISFEILGFNSKGEVVNYSESRTAEEICESASKMITFIDLAGHHKYLKTTIFGLTSYCPDFAMLVVSANTGIAGTTREHLGLAMALKVPIFIVVSKVDLCKRETVERTVRQLERILKQPGCNKVPLVVSTADDAVTAAQQFAQSSSITPIFTVSSVSGESLNLLKVFFNIIPPLSNSKEQEELMQQLTEFQVDEIYTVPDVGTVVGGTLYSGICREGEQLVVGPTDSGQFLKLTVCSIQRNRSACRVLRAGQAATLALDTFDRSLLRKGMVMVSPEMNPTICWLFEAEIVLLFHAKTFHKGFQVTVHVGNIRQTATVKAVHGKEELRTGEKAVVCFKFIKHPEYLKVGAKLLFREGATKGIGQVTKLQPVSRSQPSQSEEEDEA from the exons atgctgtcctctcctctctttcaggCTGAAGAGGGGAATATAGAGTACAAG cTGAAGCTGATCGACCCCACGCAATACCGCTTTGAACACCTGGCCACACAGATGAAATGGCGACTACAGGAGGGGCGGGGTGAGGCTGTCTATCAGATTGGTGTCGATGACAACGGCATGCTGGTGGGCCTATCAGAGGAAGACCTGAGGTCATCGCTAAAGACCCTAGGCAGGATGGCAGAGAA GGTTGGGGCTGACATCACcattctcagagagagagaggtggaccaTGATGCTGATATCCCTCGTAAGATAGCTGAGGTTCTCATAAGGAAGGTGCCAGACGACCAGCAG tTCCTGGACCTACGGGTGGCTGTGCTGGGTAACGTGGACTCAGGAAAGTCCACCCTGCTAGGTGTGCTGACACAGGGTGAGCTGGATAACGGGCGAGGCCGGGCCAGACTCAAcctcttcagacacctccacGAGATCCAGACAGGACGCACCTCCAGCATCAGCTTTGAGATTCTCGGCTTCAACAgcaaaggagag GTGGTGAACTACAGTGAGTCGCGGACAGCAGAGGAGATATGTGAGAGTGCCTCTAAGATGATCACGTTCATTGACTTGGCCGGCCACCACAAGTACCTGAAGACAACCATCTTTGGCCTGACCAGCTACTGCCCAGACTTTGCCATGCTGGTGGTCAGTGCAAACACGGGCATCG CCGGTACAACACGGGAGCACCTGGGTCTGGCCATGGCTCTGAAGGTGCCCATCTTCATTGTGGTCAGTAAGGTGGACCTGTGTAAGCGCGAAACGGTGGAGCGCACGGTCCGACAGCTAGAGCGCATCCTCAAACAGCCCGGCTGCAACAAGGTGCCTCTGGTGGTGTCCACTGCTGACGATGCCGTCACGGCCGCACAGCAGTTCGCTCAGTCATCCAG CATCACTCCCATCTTCActgtgtccagtgtgtctggGGAAAGTCTGAATCTGCTCAAGGTCTTCTTCAACATCATCCCCCCACTCAGCAACAGCAAGGAGCAGGAGGAGCTCATGCAACAGCTCACTGAGTTCCAG GTGGATGAGATCTACACAGTGCCTGATGTGGGGACAGTGGTGGGAGGAACTCTATACAG TGGTATCTGTCGTGAGGGGGAGCAGCTGGTTGTGGGTCCTACAGACTCCGGTCAGTTCCTTAAGTTGACAGTGTGCAGCATCCAGAGGAACCGCTCAGCATGCAGAGTACTGAGGGCCGGCCAGGCCGCCACGCTGGCACTGGACACTTTCGACCGCTCGCTGTTACGCAAG GGTATGGTGATGGTGAGTCCAGAGATGAACCCCACTATCTGTTGGCTGTTTGAGGCGGAGATCGTGCTGCTATTCCACGCCAAGACCTTTCACAAGGGCTTCCAGGTCACTGTGCACGTGGGCAACATCAGACAGACTGCTACTGTGAAGGCTGTGCACGGCAAG GAGGAGCTGAGGACAGGTGAGAAGGCAGTGGTGTGTTTTAAGTTCATTAAGCACCCAGAGTACCTGAAGGTGGGGGCCAAGCTGCTGTTCAGAGAGGGAGCCACTAAAGGCATCGGCCAGGTCACCAAGCTGCAGCCTGTCTCCCGGTCACAGCCCTCACAGagtgaggaggaggacgaggcctAG